The following proteins come from a genomic window of bacterium:
- a CDS encoding aminopeptidase, whose protein sequence is MAFSLLTLYSTGCGVGYLAHLGVGQVRVLLDREPLDENRIASLSAGERDSLELLQTGLRYGQSLGLAPTTSYRHLLDRAPDEALQVAVASPPDRIEAVTWWFPIVGSMAYRSFFDPARAQRFSRELEGDGLDIYVRSAALYSTLGYFDDPIPRTMLSWPDWAIIDTVLHELVHETVFVSGDSAYNESLATFIAHRATLAFFAEKPERVASAQRSFRDDQRFAELLHALRSDLQALYERSEDVEQAIRERGEVFARYQGALFEAQEWETQRYSGFKTRELSNAYVVAMQTYLGDLPCFEAEFEGVDNLAIFIAAHRDKPGRRPETCPSGGVSQ, encoded by the coding sequence GTGGCATTCTCGCTTCTCACACTCTACTCGACGGGTTGTGGTGTGGGCTATCTCGCGCATCTGGGTGTCGGTCAGGTTCGGGTATTGCTGGATCGCGAACCACTCGACGAAAACCGCATCGCCAGCTTGTCTGCCGGTGAGCGCGATTCACTCGAACTCCTGCAAACCGGTCTGCGTTACGGCCAATCCCTGGGACTCGCTCCCACCACAAGCTACCGACATCTGCTCGACCGCGCCCCGGATGAAGCCCTGCAGGTGGCGGTCGCTTCACCTCCCGATCGGATCGAGGCGGTCACGTGGTGGTTTCCGATCGTAGGCAGTATGGCCTATCGCAGCTTCTTCGACCCCGCGCGCGCCCAACGCTTCTCCCGGGAACTGGAAGGCGACGGATTGGATATCTATGTGCGCAGCGCCGCGCTGTACAGCACGCTCGGCTATTTTGACGATCCGATTCCGCGCACCATGCTGAGCTGGCCCGACTGGGCCATCATCGACACCGTGCTTCACGAACTGGTTCACGAGACCGTATTCGTGTCGGGTGACTCCGCCTATAACGAATCCCTGGCAACCTTCATCGCCCACCGCGCGACGCTGGCCTTCTTTGCCGAGAAGCCAGAACGAGTCGCAAGCGCCCAGCGCAGCTTTCGCGACGATCAGCGCTTCGCAGAACTACTGCACGCATTGCGCAGCGATCTGCAAGCACTCTACGAGCGGAGCGAAGACGTCGAACAAGCGATCCGCGAACGCGGCGAGGTCTTTGCTCGTTATCAGGGTGCGTTGTTCGAAGCGCAGGAATGGGAAACGCAGCGCTACTCCGGCTTCAAGACCCGCGAGCTTTCCAACGCCTACGTGGTCGCGATGCAGACCTATCTGGGCGACCTGCCCTGCTTCGAAGCGGAGTTCGAAGGCGTGGACAATCTCGCGATTTTCATCGCCGCCCATCGCGACAAACCCGGGCGCCGACCCGAAACCTGTCCCTCTGGAGGCGTTTCGCAATGA
- a CDS encoding methyltransferase domain-containing protein translates to MPRALSSAGPECDVFRIESPVSESENLVAELHSLGTSGIEERIVSGDLERVVLLAYFSADLEVEEALRTLADSQVQIAISGPERVPETDWEVEWRRGLAPRRVAGLWIRPSWCDSPGTPEIVIDPQQAFGSGEHASTRLALELVLEELRSGDELLDVGSGSGILSLAALRLGAQRATGIDFDPAACRNAAENRMRNRLPCEFVCGTLAAIDADARFDLVVCNMLLGRMEPWFERICAHATRSLVLSGYLESECKPLDEFCERAGWRTRRELKETQSGDTWCARSLTHARAR, encoded by the coding sequence ATGCCACGAGCGTTGAGTAGCGCCGGACCGGAGTGCGATGTCTTTCGCATCGAAAGCCCGGTTTCGGAATCCGAAAACCTCGTAGCCGAACTCCACTCACTGGGGACCTCGGGCATCGAGGAGCGCATCGTTTCGGGCGATCTCGAACGCGTAGTTCTGCTCGCCTATTTTTCGGCAGATCTCGAGGTCGAAGAGGCCCTGCGAACACTGGCCGATTCTCAGGTGCAGATTGCAATCTCGGGTCCCGAACGAGTTCCGGAAACCGATTGGGAAGTCGAGTGGCGTCGGGGCCTGGCCCCGCGTCGAGTGGCGGGCCTGTGGATCCGGCCTTCCTGGTGTGATTCCCCGGGGACCCCCGAGATCGTCATCGACCCGCAACAGGCTTTTGGATCGGGCGAGCATGCCTCGACGCGACTCGCGCTCGAACTGGTGCTCGAGGAGTTGCGGAGCGGTGACGAACTGCTCGATGTGGGTAGCGGCAGCGGGATTCTCTCGCTCGCCGCCTTGCGACTCGGCGCGCAGCGGGCGACGGGAATCGATTTCGATCCCGCAGCCTGTCGGAACGCCGCCGAGAATCGAATGCGCAATCGGCTGCCTTGTGAATTCGTGTGTGGCACGCTGGCGGCGATCGATGCCGACGCGCGCTTCGACCTGGTCGTGTGCAATATGCTCCTCGGGCGCATGGAGCCGTGGTTCGAGCGCATCTGTGCCCACGCCACTCGAAGTCTCGTTCTCTCCGGCTATCTGGAGTCGGAGTGCAAGCCTCTCGACGAATTCTGCGAGCGCGCGGGTTGGCGAACTCGACGAGAGTTGAAGGAAACGCAATCGGGCGATACCTGGTGTGCGCGAAGTCTGACTCACGCGCGCGCCCGATAA
- a CDS encoding NAD-dependent epimerase/dehydratase family protein — translation MRGEKVLVTGAGGFVGSWLVPRLRRAGHEVVGVNKPGVPVPELGIDWIETDLRDADAVDALIEEQRPTRLLHLAGIAVVSVARADPLEALRVNVHSVLHLLRALAAHAPRSRTLLVSTGAVYPNQSADAAPHTEEAALAPASVYAATKAAAEALAVGFAREQGLYLIRARPFNHTGPGRPPDYAEGAFARQIVRIERGQQDPLIRVGNLEAMRDFSDVRDVVSAYLLLMERGESGAVYNIASGQARSIRSVLDLLLAHSNAQPEVEVDPELYRGESSQQIALAGDASRLCNLGWTARFSLKETLGELLDDYRARA, via the coding sequence GTGAGAGGGGAAAAAGTCCTGGTAACCGGTGCCGGCGGTTTCGTCGGTTCGTGGCTCGTGCCGAGATTGCGGCGTGCGGGTCACGAAGTCGTGGGCGTCAACAAGCCCGGTGTTCCCGTCCCCGAACTCGGCATCGACTGGATCGAGACCGATCTGCGCGATGCTGATGCAGTCGATGCGCTGATCGAAGAACAGCGACCCACCCGGCTTCTGCACCTGGCCGGAATCGCCGTGGTGTCGGTAGCACGCGCCGATCCGCTGGAAGCCCTGCGCGTCAACGTGCACTCGGTGTTGCATCTCCTGCGCGCACTCGCCGCGCACGCGCCGCGCTCGCGCACGCTTCTCGTGAGCACGGGCGCGGTGTATCCAAACCAATCGGCCGATGCCGCGCCACACACGGAAGAAGCCGCGCTTGCGCCGGCATCCGTCTACGCCGCCACCAAGGCCGCAGCCGAAGCACTGGCCGTGGGCTTTGCGCGCGAACAGGGCCTGTATCTGATACGCGCCCGCCCCTTCAATCACACCGGTCCAGGTCGTCCACCCGACTACGCCGAAGGTGCGTTCGCGCGGCAGATCGTGCGCATCGAACGCGGACAACAAGATCCGCTGATCCGCGTCGGCAACCTGGAGGCGATGCGCGACTTCAGCGATGTGCGCGATGTCGTGAGCGCCTATCTTCTGCTCATGGAGCGCGGGGAATCGGGAGCCGTGTACAACATCGCCAGCGGCCAGGCGCGGTCCATCCGCTCAGTGCTCGATCTGCTTCTCGCTCACTCCAATGCCCAACCCGAGGTCGAGGTCGATCCCGAGCTCTACCGCGGAGAATCCAGCCAGCAGATTGCGTTGGCCGGAGATGCGTCACGCCTGTGCAATCTGGGCTGGACGGCGCGCTTTTCGCTGAAGGAAACCCTCGGCGAACTACTCGACGATTATCGGGCGCGCGCGTGA